In Bradyrhizobium manausense, the sequence ACGAAGGCGTAGAGCGGCGCAAGATTGGTGGCGCCGTCCAGCAAGTGCACATAGGGGCCCCAGAACGAGAGCCCGACGAGAACGGCGACCAGGATCCATACCGGCATCGGTCCGTGACGCCTCAGCAGCGCATGGGACATCAGGATCACCGGAACCGCGACGCACTCCACGGTCAGCGACCACATGACCCCGTTGATGTCGCTCTTGATGAGAAGCGCATTGAGGATGACGTTGAGCGGATCGAACGAAGGCGGCCCTAGGCCCATGTAGAAGCCGAAGCTCTGATGAGCCAACGTCAACAGCAGCACCGTCGCGATTGCGGCCGGCAGCAGCCTGAACAGCCGGTGACGAACGAAGGTGAAAGTATCAGGATCCCGATCGAGCGACCGGGCGAGCAGGAATCCGCTGAGCACGAAGAAGACGACGACCGGCGCCATTCCGGTAGCAATGGTCTCCCACGACATCGCGCAGGCATGGAACGCGACCACTGACAGGGCCGCATATCCACGCATCGCCTCAAGTCGCGGCAGAAATGCCGAATTTCGATACAATTCCATCAGGCTGAACGATTAGCCCAGCCGATCATTCCCGGCAACCGCGGCCGGCCCCGCCACGCGCTCAGTAAGGTGGCGCCTTGCGGGCGCGTTGCGCCTTCGCCGCCTCGATCCACCAGAGGAGATCATCGGCGAAGCGCGGGAACGACCGTTCCAGCGCCTTGCCGCCCTCGCCGATCGGCTGGCTTTCGGCCGACAGCGTCTGCGCGATCGGGCCGACACCGATCGTGCTCGAGATCACCACCATGCCCACTTCCGACAGTGTGCCGTGCCAGGCGGTCGAGGCGCGCGCGCCGGACAGGCGGCCGGCGGAATAGCTCACGATCGCGGCCGGTCGCCAGAACCACTCCTCGAGGAAATGGTCGGTAAGGTTCTTCAAGCCCGGCTGAATGCCCCAATTATATTCGCCTGTGACGAAGACAAAACCGTCGGCGCCGCGGATCTGGCCGGCGAGCTTCTCCAGCGCCTCGGGCGCCGTACCCTTGGGATACTCCTTGTACATGCGGTCGAGCATCGGCAGGCCGATCGCCTTGGCGTCGATGAACTCGACCTCCTCGCCGCGGCCGCGCAGGCGATCGATGACGAAATTCGCAAGACGAATGCCCATGCGGTCGGAACGATAGGAACCGTAGAGGACGAGGATGCGGTTGCTCATGGCGGCAGGCTAGCACGAAACGGCGCGCCGGGGCCCCAGCCGATCTGCCGCGCTATCGATTTCGCCCGAATTCCAGCGTCTGCGAGGGCGTCTCGCCGAACTGGTCGCGATAGCTTCGCGAGAAGTCGGACAGATGCCAGAAACCGAAGGCGAGCGCGACGGCCTTGACGCTCTCGGCGCCGGCGAGCAGCCGCTGGCGCACCAGCCAGAGCCGGTGCAGGCGCAGGTAACGATGCAGGCTCATGCCGCGATAGCGGCGAACGACGTCGTGCAAGGTTCGGACGGACAGGCCGAGCTTGCGCGCGACCTCCTCGCTGTAGATCGGCTGGGCGAGATCGTCGGACAGCAGCGCGCGAATGTCCTGGAAAATCCTGAAATTGCGCTCGTCGTTGGGACGCAAGGTCCAGCGCGCGGGGACCACGTTGTCGAACGCCTGGTCGACGGCCCCGAGCAGAGATTCCTTCATGGCCGCAGCCTTCAGGCTCATCGATGCCGTGTCGGCCGGTTCCGAGGCGGCAGCCATCACCTCCCGGACCACACTTCGCAGCCGGTTCAAACCGGCCGCGGTCGTTTCGAATATCTTGAAGGTCGAGGCGGCTCCCGGCCAGCCGCGATCCGTCACCTCCGGCCTGAACACCACCGAGGCAATTTGTCGCTGCACCTCCTCGATCGTGGTGTAAGCGGCTCCGCCGCTGCCAACGACGATGACGGGACGGGCGCGCTGCGAGCCATTGAAGCGGATGGGCACGTTGAGGTCGTCCATCGTGAAGCCGATCGCCGTGCAATTCTCGACGAGCTGTGCGTCCACCACGCGAGGAAACGCGCGCGTCAAATTCACGTCGCAGCCGGGCAACGACAGGATGGTCTGCTCGGACGAAATTCTCCGTACAAGCGGCGTGAATTCGAAATTCAGGCCTCGTATGGCATTCCGAAATTCATCGGCGTCGGAGAAGCGAAATGTCTTGGGCGCCCACCCAGGCGCATCATCAATACTGTTCATGGCAATATGAAACGGCGCGTCGCAATCGATCGATGCGCGTCCGGCGACGGTGCCGGTTTCGATTCCCCCCTTTCGGCTGTCCCGCTAGACCGAAAGAATCATCCTGACCTGTCCCGACAGTTGGCGAGGGTCCCGCCCAAAGGACAAGCCGGCGCGTCAAGGCTCGCCAAATTTCGATATCGTTTCCCGCGCCTTTGGCGGTGCAGCCATACCTGAGCCGTCAGGTGTATAATCCAAATTAACGCCTTTAGCGCGCAATAGACGCTGTTCGTTAGTTCATTTTTCTGGATTTCAGGCACCTGCCATGATGGCAAATTCGCCTGCCGATATGCTTGTCGAGTTGGAAGAAGCGGTCGCAACCTGCTCGCCGGAGCGATGCGCTCGCATCCTCTCGGGCATTGTTCGCCTGATCGCATCCGGCAGCGACAAGTCGCAGGAATTGCTGGTCAATGTCGCCGATCGCGTGCTGCTTCGGTTGACGGAACGGGTCGCGCCCGCCGCACTGATCGAATTGAGCGAGGCGCTCGCGGGATTGAATGTTGCACCGCAAGATACGTTGCGCCACCTGGCATCCCATGAGGATCCGGCCATCGCGCGCCCAGTCCTGCTCAGATCGCAGGCCCTCTCGACTGTCGACCTCGTAGCGGTCGCGACCTCCTGCGGCGAAACGCATCAGCTCGCGATCTCGGCCCGTGACCGGGTCGAAGGAGCCGTGGCTGACTCGCTGCTCGCCCATGGCGCGCGCGCGGTCCACCTCGCCCTGATCAGG encodes:
- a CDS encoding acyltransferase family protein encodes the protein MRGYAALSVVAFHACAMSWETIATGMAPVVVFFVLSGFLLARSLDRDPDTFTFVRHRLFRLLPAAIATVLLLTLAHQSFGFYMGLGPPSFDPLNVILNALLIKSDINGVMWSLTVECVAVPVILMSHALLRRHGPMPVWILVAVLVGLSFWGPYVHLLDGATNLAPLYAFVVGLLMQSGGTVLSDASQSNLQPSRATFVASAAFAVMFIVAIRKQTAVTIAFETLCASVLICLAAFGPRTLAVLRPFDLDVIRYYGRISYSFYLLHMIGLAIAARLLPFDQQPVARAAILFLAGVLITTPAAWLMWRFVEVPFIEVGRRRMVTKPA
- a CDS encoding AraC family transcriptional regulator, with translation MNSIDDAPGWAPKTFRFSDADEFRNAIRGLNFEFTPLVRRISSEQTILSLPGCDVNLTRAFPRVVDAQLVENCTAIGFTMDDLNVPIRFNGSQRARPVIVVGSGGAAYTTIEEVQRQIASVVFRPEVTDRGWPGAASTFKIFETTAAGLNRLRSVVREVMAAASEPADTASMSLKAAAMKESLLGAVDQAFDNVVPARWTLRPNDERNFRIFQDIRALLSDDLAQPIYSEEVARKLGLSVRTLHDVVRRYRGMSLHRYLRLHRLWLVRQRLLAGAESVKAVALAFGFWHLSDFSRSYRDQFGETPSQTLEFGRNR
- a CDS encoding NADPH-dependent FMN reductase → MSNRILVLYGSYRSDRMGIRLANFVIDRLRGRGEEVEFIDAKAIGLPMLDRMYKEYPKGTAPEALEKLAGQIRGADGFVFVTGEYNWGIQPGLKNLTDHFLEEWFWRPAAIVSYSAGRLSGARASTAWHGTLSEVGMVVISSTIGVGPIAQTLSAESQPIGEGGKALERSFPRFADDLLWWIEAAKAQRARKAPPY